CCGGCCCGCTGGGCTGGACCATTCCCGCCGCGCTGGGCGTGCGCGCGGCCGACCCGACGCGCAAGATCGTCGCGCTCTCGGGCGACTACGACTTCCAGTTCATGATCGAAGAGCTGGCCGTGGGCGCGCAGTTCAAGCTGCCGTACATCCACATCGTGGTGAACAACTCGTACCTGGGCCTCATCCGCCAGGCGCAGCGCGGCTTCGAGATGGACTACTGCGTGCAGCTCGCGTTCGACAACATCAACGCGGGCCCGGACGCCGGCATCGAGAGCAGCTACGGCGTCGATCACCTCAAGGTGGTCGAGGGCCTCGGCTGCAAGGCGATCCGCGTGAACAAGCAGGAAGAGATCGCGCCGGCCATCCAGCGCGCCGAAGCGCTCATGGCCGAGTTCAGCGTGCCGGTCGTCATCGAGGTGATGCTCGAGCGCGTGACCAATATCGCGATGGGCACCGAGATCGACAACATCACCGAGTTCGAGCCGCTGGCCGAACATCCTGCCGATGCGCCCACCGCGGTGGCGGCCGAGATGCTGGACTGAGCGAGCAAGGAGACACACATGCCCAAGTTCGCAGCCAACCTCACGATGCTCTTCACCGAGCTGCCGTTCATGCAACGCTTCGAAGCCGCCGCCAAGGCGGGCTTCAAGGGAGTGGAATACCTCTTCCCCTACCCCTTCGAGAAAAAGGAACTCGCCGCGGCGCTCCGCACCAACGGCCTGCAGCAGGTGCTGCACAACCTGCCGGCCGGCGACTGGGACAAGGGCGAGCGCGGCATCGCCTGCCTGACCGACCGCACGGGCGAATTCGCCGAAGGCATCGGCATGGCGATCGACTATGCGACCGCACTCGGCTGCCCGCAGGTCAACTGCCTGATCGGCAAGGTGCCCGAGGGCGCCGACATCAATGTGGTGAACCGCACGGTGATCGACAACCTGCGCCTGGCCGCGCGGGAGCTCGAAGCAGCCGGCATCCGCATGCTGATCGAGCCGATCAACACCTTCGACATTCCGGGCTTCTACCTGAACCGCACCGACAAGGCGCTCGCGCTGATCGAGGCGGTGGGCTCGCCCAACCTGAAGGTGCAGTACGACATCTACCACGCACAGCGCATGGAAGGCGAGCTGGGCAACACGCTCACCAAGCACCTCGCGCAGATCGGCCACATCCAGCTGGCCGACAACCCCGGTCGCGGCGAGCCGGGCACGGGCGAGATCAACTATCCGTGGCTCTTCAAGCACATCGATGCGATCGGCTACGACGGCTGGATCGGCTGCGAATACAAGCCCCGCAGCGACACGGTGAATGGCCTCGGCTGGCGCGAAGCGCTCACGCAATAAAAGACAACTTCAGATCGGAAAAAGAGACATGACGACAAGCCCCCAGAAAATCGGATTCATCGGCCTCGGCATCATGGGCGCGCCCATGGCGGGCCACCTGCTCGACGCGGGCCACCAGCTCTTCGTGAACACGCAGGGCAACACGCCCGAGCCCTTCATCTCGAAGGCGAAGATCTGCGCCTCGGCGGCCGAAGTGGCGCGCCAGGCCGACATCATCTTCATCATGGTGCCGGACACGCCCGACGTGGAGAAGGTGCTCTTCGGCGAGCCAGGCACGCACGGCGTGGCCGAGGGCCTGAAGGACTCGCGCGGCAAGATCGTGGTGGACTGCAGCTCCATCGACCCGATCGCCACCAAGGCCTTCGCCAAGCGCATCGTGGCGCTGGGCTGCGGCTACATCGACGCACCGGTCTCCGGCGGCGAAGTGGGCGCCAAGGCTGCGAGCCTCACGATCATGTGCGGCGGCGACGAAGGCACCTTCGAGCGCGTGAAGCCGCTGCTCGACAAGATGGGCAAGAACGTCACGCTGGTGGGCGGCGTGGGCGACGGCCAGGTCTGCAAGGTGGCCAACCAGATCATCGTGGCGCTGAACATCGCGGCGGTGGGCGAAGCGCTGCTGTTCGCCTCGAAGGCGGGCGCCGATCCGGCAAAGGTGCGCCAGGCGCTGATGGGCGGCTTCGCAAGCTCGCGCATTCTCGAAGTGCATGGCGAACGGATGATCAAGCGCACCTTCGCGCCGGGCTTCCGCATCGCGCTGCACCAGAAGGACCTGAACCTGGCGCTGCAGAGCGCCCGTTCGCTGGGCGTGGCGCTGCCGCAGACGGCGGGTGCGGCGCAGCTGATGAACGCCTGCGCGGCGCTCGGCCATGGGCAGTCGGATCACTCGGCGCTGGTCAAGGCGCTTGAAGCGCTCGCCCAGCACACCGTGACGCCGGACTGAGCCTGCGGCTCAGGTCTTTGCAGCCTCGAGAGACTCCTTGAGGTTGCGCCGGCGCCATGCCCAGGTCTTGATGGCCTGCGGCAGGATGCCGACGCACGAGACGTAGTACGTCACCTTGAAGCCCCAGAAGCGCGGGCCGATGGGCGTGTCGCGGAACAGGTCGCCGGCCAGGATCGACAACAGCGCCTCCTGCATGCGCCAGACGTTGCGCGGTGCCATGAAGAGCCGGCGGATCGCCGGCGAGGTGATGCGGTAGATGAACCACGAGAACATCTTCGGACCACGCTTCATGACCTTCTCGTAGTGGCGGAAGGCCTTTTCGGCCTCCTTCGCCTCGCCCTTGAGCCAGTGGTCGGCCGCGGTCGCGGCCTCGAAGCCGCTGTTCATCGCCAGGTACACGCCCGAGGAGAACATCGGGTCGACGAAGGCGTAGGCGTCGCCCACCATCATGAAACGGTCGCCGCGGCAGAACTTGGAGTCGTAGGCGTAGTTGCCGGTGGCGGTGGCGCCTTCCATCAGCGTGGCGTTCGCAAGGCGCGCGGCCAGCTTGGGGGCGAGCGCGATGGTTTCCATCAGGAACTCTTCGAGCGATGCGCCCTGGCGCCGCTTGAAGTACGCGGGCGAGGCCACGGCGCCGACGCTCACGGTGCCGTCCTTCAGAGGGATGTACCAGAACCAGCCGTGGTCGAACCAGAAGAGCGAGATGTTGCCCTCGAAACGGCCCGGGCGGCGTTCGGCATTGGCGAAGTGTCCGTAGAGCGCCGCGCTCGCGTGCTTGCGGTTGCGCTGCTTGGCATCGAACTGGTTCGACAGCAGCGTGTCGCGCCCGCTCGCGTCGATCACGAAGCGCGGGCGCCACTGGGTCTCGGTGCCGTCGTCGGCCTTGATCTTCACCAGCGGGCGGTTGTCGGGGGTTCCCTTGCCGGCGTCCATGTCCACACCTGTGACGCGCTGGCCCTCGAAGGTGCGCGCGCCGCGCTTGCCGGCGTGGCGGAACAGCAGTTCGTCGAATTCCGAGCGGCGCACGTGCACCGCGTACGGAAAGCTCTTGTCCATCGCCTGGCCGAAGTCGAAATGGCTCGTGTGGTCGTGCCAGGGCGAGACGAACTCGGCGCCGTGCTTCTTGATGCCGATGGCCTCGACCTCGGTGCGCACGCCCAGCCGGTCGAACAGCGGCATGTTCATCGGCAGCAGCGATTCGCCGATGTGAAAGCGCGGATGCTGCGCCTTCTCGATCAGGACCACGTCGTGGCCCTTGTCCGCGAGCAGCGCGGCCACGGTCGAGCCCGAAGGTCCGCCGCCGATGACCACGACGTCGGGGTCGGTGGTGGTGAAAGGTCCGGGTGTCATGCGCTGCCCCTCCGTTGTCGTTGTATGTGGGTTGACGATGCCCGCCGCCCTCCGGCGGCAAGGTTCGGCCGTACCTATGGTTAACCTTAATTCACCATGGTTACCAAGGTTGGAGTTTAGCGAACCGGCCATCCCCTTTTGCCCAGGCTATGGGTTCAGGCGTTTTCGGCATTCCCACCGTGGGAACGGGTCACGCTTTTGCGGTAGCCTCATTGCCCGTCAGAAACAAGGAGACATTTCATGGCTGCACCCCTCTCCCCCGCAGAAGAAGCACTTCGCGAGGCAGCGCGCGAATACCACCGCTCGCCCGTCAAGGGCAAGATTTCGATCACCCCCACCAAGCCCCTGCTGAACCAGCGCGACCTGTCGCTGGCCTATTCGCCGGGCGTGGCCTATCCCTGCCTGGACATCGCCGCCGATCCGTCGCTGGCGGTCGAGTTCACGGCCCGCGGCAACCTCGTGGGCGTGGTCACCAACGGCACCGCGGTGCTGGGCCTGGGCAACATCGGCCCGCTGGCCGCCAAGCCGGTGATGGAAGGCAAGGGGTGCCTGTTCAAGAAATTCGCCGGCATCGACGTGTTCGACATCGAGCTGGCCGAAAACGACCCCGACAAGCTGGTCGACATCATCGCGGCGCTGGAGCCGACGCTGGGCGGCATCAACCTGGAAGACATCAAGGCGCCCGAGTGCTTCTACATCGAGAAGAAGCTGCGCGAGCGCATGAACATCCCGGTGTTCCATGACGACCAGCACGGCACGGCCATCATCTCGGCCGCCGCGCTCATCAACGGCCTGGAACTCGTCGGCAAGAAGATCGAGGACGTGAAGATCGCCGTCTCCGGCGCCGGCGCAGCAGCCATCGCGTGTCTCGACGTCATGGTCGGCCTGGGCGCCAAGCCCGCCAACATCTACGCCTGCGACTCCAAGGGCCTCATCTACATCGGCCGTGCAGGCGGTTTTGACGAATCGAAGTCGCGCTACGCCCAGAAAGACACCGGCGCCCGCACCCTGGCCGACGTGGTGAAGGACGCCGATGTGTTCCTCGGCTGCTCGGCCCCCGGCGTGATGACCGCCGAGATGGTCAAGACCATGGGCACGCAGCCCAT
This region of Variovorax sp. RKNM96 genomic DNA includes:
- a CDS encoding 2-hydroxy-3-oxopropionate reductase, which codes for MTTSPQKIGFIGLGIMGAPMAGHLLDAGHQLFVNTQGNTPEPFISKAKICASAAEVARQADIIFIMVPDTPDVEKVLFGEPGTHGVAEGLKDSRGKIVVDCSSIDPIATKAFAKRIVALGCGYIDAPVSGGEVGAKAASLTIMCGGDEGTFERVKPLLDKMGKNVTLVGGVGDGQVCKVANQIIVALNIAAVGEALLFASKAGADPAKVRQALMGGFASSRILEVHGERMIKRTFAPGFRIALHQKDLNLALQSARSLGVALPQTAGAAQLMNACAALGHGQSDHSALVKALEALAQHTVTPD
- a CDS encoding NAD(P)/FAD-dependent oxidoreductase, giving the protein MTPGPFTTTDPDVVVIGGGPSGSTVAALLADKGHDVVLIEKAQHPRFHIGESLLPMNMPLFDRLGVRTEVEAIGIKKHGAEFVSPWHDHTSHFDFGQAMDKSFPYAVHVRRSEFDELLFRHAGKRGARTFEGQRVTGVDMDAGKGTPDNRPLVKIKADDGTETQWRPRFVIDASGRDTLLSNQFDAKQRNRKHASAALYGHFANAERRPGRFEGNISLFWFDHGWFWYIPLKDGTVSVGAVASPAYFKRRQGASLEEFLMETIALAPKLAARLANATLMEGATATGNYAYDSKFCRGDRFMMVGDAYAFVDPMFSSGVYLAMNSGFEAATAADHWLKGEAKEAEKAFRHYEKVMKRGPKMFSWFIYRITSPAIRRLFMAPRNVWRMQEALLSILAGDLFRDTPIGPRFWGFKVTYYVSCVGILPQAIKTWAWRRRNLKESLEAAKT
- the hyi gene encoding hydroxypyruvate isomerase, with protein sequence MPKFAANLTMLFTELPFMQRFEAAAKAGFKGVEYLFPYPFEKKELAAALRTNGLQQVLHNLPAGDWDKGERGIACLTDRTGEFAEGIGMAIDYATALGCPQVNCLIGKVPEGADINVVNRTVIDNLRLAARELEAAGIRMLIEPINTFDIPGFYLNRTDKALALIEAVGSPNLKVQYDIYHAQRMEGELGNTLTKHLAQIGHIQLADNPGRGEPGTGEINYPWLFKHIDAIGYDGWIGCEYKPRSDTVNGLGWREALTQ